In Colletotrichum higginsianum IMI 349063 chromosome 1, whole genome shotgun sequence, one genomic interval encodes:
- a CDS encoding Glutaredoxin: MSTITEITSLADFEKHIASTPPSTLHIISFHAPWAAPCAQMATVLATLASEYPVTSPPQTSWVSINAEELSEISETYNVTAVPFLVLLRNGQVLETVSGSSAVKVRNAIETHAKKPAAGATGTVNGNQGVENGPSAAAPVEETVDPAKAKEELFKRLADLVKAAPVMLFMKGTPSSPQCGFSRQLVGILRENSVKYGFFNILADDEVRQGLKEYADWPTYPQLWVDGELVGGLDIVKEEIANSPDFFGPYSTKANAEAAATS, translated from the exons ATGTCGACGATCACGGAAATCACCAGTCTGGCCGACTTTGAGAAGCACATTGCTTCCACACCGCCTTCCACCCTCCACATCATCTCGTTTCACGCACCATGGGCCGCCCCATGCGCCCAGATGGCGACCGTCCTCGCAACCCTTGCCTCCGAGTACCCCGTCACCAGCCCCCCGCAGACATCCTGGGTTTCCATAAACGCCGAAGAGCTTAGCGAGATCAGCGAGACCTACAACGTCACCGCCGTCCCCTTTCTCGTCCTCCTACGCAACGGCCAGGTTCTTGAGACAGTCAGCGGCAGTAGCGCCGTCAAGGTGCGCAACGCGATCGAGACACACGCGAAGAAGCCTGCTGCCGGCGCCACCGGCACGGTGAATGGGAACCAGGGCGTCGAGAACGGCcccagcgccgccgcgccggtGGAGGAGACTGTTGATCcagccaaggccaaggaggagctgTTCAAGCGTCTGGCGGACCTCGTCAAAGCCGCCCCCGTTATGCTCTTCATGAAGGGCACCCCCAGCTCGCCCCAGTGCGGTTTCTCAAGACAACTTGTCGGCATCCTGAGGGAGAACTCTGTCAAGTACGGCTTCTTCAATATTCTGGCGGACGATGAGGTACGACAGGGCTTGAAGGAGTACGCCGACTGGCCTACTTACCCTCAACTctgggtcgacggcgagctggttGGTGGTCTTGATATT GTCAAGGAGGAAATTGCCAATAGCCCTGACTTCTTTGGCCCCTACAGCACCAAGGCCAACGCAGAGGCTGCCGCTACCTCGTAA
- a CDS encoding Kinesin-like protein, translating to MALPALPVAKTRKSTGGIPTSASKSSPATPNSKSGLRAPSAGFLPPTTPASASALPQPRTVSAMSNSSVRTLRKTVSINSFPQPPRGDTRVNSLPPSPLRADSSWNSTRKSKGSAALTYSQSNGAPSLLNNSAEGKSISSASVRMSDGLISISSPPQSRSSSAQDSYSTSATTYDDPVDGMASKSTSDGTSDKRGSKLDGKGNVLVSVRVRPDASGNENTKAEGEWMVDGRKSLVAYRGKEGGDYVYDNVFTTHDDNSRVYDCIAKRLVRRVMEGYHGTVFAYGMTGTGKTFSMQGTASSPGVIPLAITDIFSYIRETPSREFLLRVSYLEIYNEKIHDLLSMSTGNPAGAGGQEEIKLREDSKRGVYASPLKEEIVQSPTQLLRVIARGDQARRTASTQFNARSSRSHAVVQIVVESRERIPGNAGTGESKRSGMLPGGVRVSTLSLIDLAGSEKAAESKERRTEGSHINKSLLTLGTVISKLSEHKDKDGKAADKDGKHLPYRDSKLTRLLQGALSGGSLVSILCTIQIGAAGSAASSNSHTSETINTLKFASRAKNNIVSHAKKAEEALGSGGDGGARVLLERYRMEILELRQQLDMQAKEKKSKYADEERERDALEEKARELEAEHRHEEQMLEMQLARTALKERIDHLNRLILSSKSIGVNASGSYSALGIHPRSSMASVRSLATPNSGRPMLERTASMTSASSTIGRRSSGRSSGGQRRSSGEADAVTDDDSIGEFGDGSASLTAQNRALQADLADKTRYIQTLEKRLMQARRASSSRTSVGFSAPNKAIMVGEDHSVSTVLREKDAEIAELKARLDDKDRMLAALRSAARSRDTAEGHLDGRTSSLYEHSPPPTMSPPPAPSTSSTNVRNPTKNVDEMSKILDEMIQDHVETGHLVKGARGSIRVVNDRKLEVHPELPVRLEPLRKTASFDETGKVSVMGM from the exons ATGGCTCTGCCCGCTCTTCCTGTCGCCAAGACGAGGAAAAGCACTGGAGGCATACCTACATCGGCCTCAAAATCCAGCCCGGCCACCCCAAACTCCAAGAGCGGCCTCAGGGCCCCTTCCGCTggcttcctcccccccacgACCCCTGCATCAGCATCCGCACTCCCGCAACCGCGTACAGTCTCTGCCATGAGCAATTCCTCGGTCCGGACGTTGCGCAAGACAGTGAGCATCAACTCGTTTCCCCAGCCTCCACGGGGCGACACCCGCGTCAACAGTCTACCCCCGAGTCCATTGCGTGCAGACTCCTCATGGAACTCCACTCGCAAATCAAAGGGCTCTGCGGCATTAACGTATTCGCAGAGCAATGGCGCGCCGAGTCTGCTCAACAACAGCGCCGAGGGGAAGTCGATATCAAGCGCTAGCGTTCGCATGTCCGACGGCCTTATCAGTATCTCTTCGCCGCCACAGAGCAGGAGCTCCTCAGCTCAGGATTCCTATTCAACTTCTGCGACGACGTATGATGACCCTGTCGATGGAATGGCGTCGAAATCAACATCTGACGGCACCAGTGACAAAAGAGGCTCCAAGCTAGACGGCAAGGGGAATGTTTTGGTTAGTGTCAGAGTACGACCAGATGCAAGTGGGAACGAAAACAcaaaggccgagggcgagtgGATGGTTGATGGACGCAAGTCTCTGGTTGCTTACAGAGGCAAAGAAGGCGGCGATTACGTCTACG ATAACGTTTTCACGACGcacgacgacaacagccGAGTCTATGACTGCATAGCAAAGCGATTGGTCCGCCGCGTCATGGAAGGCTACCATGGAACCGTTTTTGCCTACGGCATGACTGGCACCGGAAAGACGTTTTCAATGCAAGGGACAGCCTCTTCGCCAGGTGTCATTCCCCTTGCCATCACCGACATCTTTTCCTACATCAGGGAGACGCCGTCTCGCGAGTTTCTACTTCGTGTCAGCTACCTGGAAATATACAACGAGAAGATTCACGACTTGCTGAGCATGTCAACCGGCAACcctgccggagccggcggaCAAGAAGAAATCAAGTTGCGCGAAGACAGCAAGCGCGGTGTTTATGCCAGTCCATTGAAGGAAGAAATTGTGCAGAGTCCAACACAGCTTCTGAGGGTAATCGCCCGCGGAGACCAAGCGCGCAGGACAGCAAGCACCCAATTCAATGCGAGGAGCTCCCGAAGTCACGCAGTGGTCCAAATAGTGGTGGAAAGCCGGGAGCGGATACCGGGAAACGCGGGCACCGGCGAAAGCAAACGATCAGGGATGCTGCCTGGTGGCGTCCGCGTGTCGACCCTGAGCTTAATTGATCTCGCTGGATccgagaaggcggccgaaTCCAAGGAGCGACGGACAGAGGGCTCGCACATCAACAAGAGTTTGCTCACCTTGGGCACCGTCATCTCCAAACTCTCCGAGCACAAAGACAAGGACGGAAAAGCCGCCGATAAGGATGGCAAGCACCTGCCGTACCGAGACAGCAAGTTGACCCGACTTTTACAAGGGGCTCTATCGGGCGGCTCGCTTGTCAGCATCTTGTGCACCATCCAGATCGGCGCAGCTGGTAGCGCTGCCTCTTCCAACTCCCACACGTCCGAAACCATCAACACTCTCAAGTTCGCGTCTCGAGCCAAGAACAACATTGTCAGCCACGCCAAAAAGGCGGAAGAGGCTCTTGGAAGCGGAGGGGATGGCGGCGCCAGAGTCCTCTTGGAGCGGTATCGCATGGAGATTCTGGAGCTGAGACAACAACTCGACATgcaggccaaggagaagaagtcgaagTACGCCGACGAAGAAAGAGAACGAGACGCTCTTGAGGAGAAGGCCCGTGAACTAGAGGCCGAGCACCGGCACGAAGAGCAAATGCTTGAAATGCAGCTGGCTCGAACGGCACTCAAGGAACGGATTGATCACCTTAACCGTCTGATCTTGAGTTCCAAATCAATTGGCGTTAATGCCAGCGGATCCTACAGTGCTCTGGGCATACACCCTCGGTCTTCCATGGCTTCAGTACGATCACTGGCTACCCCGAACAGCGGCAGGCCAATGCTCGAAAGGACAGCATCCATGACGTCAGCTTCTTCAACCATTGGTCGCCGGTCAAGTGGCCGGTCGAGCGGGGGCCAGCGCCGGTCCAGTGGCGAAGCGGACGCGGTgacggacgacgacagcaTCGGCGAGTTCGGAGATGGCAGTGCCTCCCTGACGGCCCAGAACCGCGCGTTACAGGCCGACTTGGCAGACAAGACAAGATATATCCAGACCTTGGAGAAGCGACTGATGCAGGCACGAAGGGCCAGTTCTTCAAGAACATCTGTCGGCTTCTCCGCCCCGAACAAGGCCATCATGGTCGGGGAAGACCACAGTGTGTCGACGGTGTTGAGGGAGAAGGATGCCGAGATTGCCGAGCTGAAAGCCCGACTTGACGATAAAGATCGCATGTTGGCTGCGCTGCGCTCGGCAGCTCGATCTCGAGACACGGCGGAGGGACATCTGGATGGCAGGACGTCTTCTCTATATGAGCATAGCCCTCCACCAACGATGAGCCCGCCACCAGCACCATCAACCTCTTCGACCAACGTCCGCAACCCCACCAAGAATGTTGACGAGATGAGCAAGATTCTAGACGAGATGATTCAAGACCACGTCGAGACCGGCCATCTGGTTAAAGGGGCGAGGGGCAGCATCCGCGTCGTCAACGACCGCAAGCTTGAGGTGCACCCAGAACTGCCGGTGAGACTCGAGCCGCTCAGGAAGACTGCATCTTTTGACGAGACTGGCAAGGTGTCAGTGATGGGTATGTGA
- a CDS encoding Eburicol 14-alpha-demethylase, which produces MGLLQEVAGPLSQQFQTLGTGLQIVTIVGAVIFLSVVLNVASQILFKNSNEPPVVFHWFPFIGSTVIYGMDPPAFFKANREKYGDIFTFVLLGKKTTVAVGPQGNDFILNGKLKDVNAEEIYTVLTTPVFGRDVVYDCPNSKLMEQKKFMKIALTTEAFRSYTPIVADEVTNYFKRSLDFKGKSGVVNIPTKMAEITIFTASHALQGAEIRNKFDESLASLYHDLDMGFTSINFVLHWAPLPWNKKRDLAHDTIAQIYMDTIKERREQGRTNGLDIMSHLMNSTYKNGTKVPDHEIANMMIALLMAGQHSSSSTSSWIMLRLAQNPHIMEELYEEQVRALGADLPPLAYEDLAKLPLNQAIIKETLRLHAPIHSIMRAVKSPMPVPGTKYVVPTSHTLLAAPGVSGSDPTYFPEPEQWNPHRWDADSPLAPRLGGNDATEEETIDYGYGLVSKGAASPYLPFGAGRHRCIGEHFANLQLQTITAMIVRNFKFRNVDGSNRINGTDYASLFSRPLEPANIYWEKRNP; this is translated from the exons ATGGGTCTCCTACAGGAGGTCGCGGGACCGTTGTCCCAGCAGTTCCAGACACTAGGAACTGGCTTGCAAATCGTTACCattgtcggcgccgtcatcttcctctctGTCGTCCTCAACGTCGCCTCCCAGATTCTCTTCAAGAACTCCAACGAGCCGCCCGTGGTCTTCCACTGGTTCCCCTTCATCGGCAGCACCGTCATCTATGGCATGGACCCCCCAGCCTTCTTCAAGGCCAACCGTGAGAAG TATGGCGATATCTTCACGTTTGTTCTCCTCGGCAAGAAGACCACGGTCGCTGTCGGCCCTCAGGGCAACGACTTCATCCTCAACGGCAAGCTCAAGGATGTCAACGCCGAGGAAATCTACACTGTTTTAACCACCCCAGTCTTTGGTCGCGACGTCGTCTACGACTGCCCCAACTCCAAACTCATGGAGCAGAAGAAG TTCATGAAGATCGCCCTCACCACTGAAGCCTTCCGCTCCTACACCCCtatcgtcgccgacgaggtcacCAACTACTTCAAGCGCAGTCTCGACTTCAAGGGCAAGTCCGGTGTCGTGAACATCCCCACGAAAATGGCCGAGATTACCATTTTCACCGCCTCCCACGCCCTCCAGGGCGCCGAGATCCGCAACAAATTCGACGAGTCACTCGCCTCCCTGTACCACGACCTCGACATGGGCTTCACCTCGATCAACTTTGTGCTGCACTGGGCCCCTCTTCCCTGGAACAAGAAGCGTGACCTGGCCCACGACACCATCGCTCAAATCTACATGGACACCATCAAGGAACGCCGCGAGCAGGGTCGCACCAACGGCCTCGACATCATGTCCCACCTGATGAACTCGACCTACAAGAACGGCACCAAGGTCCCCGACCACGAGATCGCCAACATGATGATTGCTCTCCTCATGGCCGGCCAGCACTCTTCCTCATCCACCAGCTCCTGGATCATGCTTCGTCTCGCCCAAAACCCCCATATTATGGAGGAGCTCTACGAGGAACAAGTCCGCGCTCTCGGCGCCGATCTGCCTCCTCTGGCCTACGAAGATCTCGCTAAGCTGCCCCTCAACCAGGCCATCATCAAGGAGACCCTTCGCCTCCACGCCCCGATTCACTCGATCATGCGCGCCGTCAAGTCTCCTATGCCCGTCCCCGGCACGAAGTACGTCGTTCCAACAAGCCacaccctcctcgccgcccctgGTGTCTCCGGCTCCGACCCTACCTACTTCCCTGAGCCCGAACAGTGGAACCCCCACCGCTGGGATGCCGACTCACCCCTCGCCCCCCGACTTGGGGGCAACGACGCCACGGAAGAGGAGACGATCGATTACGGCTACGGTTTGGTGAGCAAGGGCGCTGCGTCGCCATATCTGCctttcggcgccggccgtcACCGCTGCATCGGCGAGCATTTTGCCAACCTGCAGCTCCAGACCATCACTGCTATGATCGTCAGAAACTTCAAGTTCCGCAATGTCGACGGTAGCAACCGCATCAACGGTACCGATTACGCCTCTCTATTCTCACGTCCTCTGGAGCCCGCCAACATTTACTGGGAGAAGCGCAACCCGTAG